TACAGAAGATGGAACACTGCAGTTCCCTGAGGCATGGGTAACAGGGTCGCCTGAAAAACCACAAGGAAGAGTGACTGCAAACAAAGGCAGGGAACCTTTTGCAGAAGAGAGGAAAGGAAAGATTGCATGGCCAAAGATGCATGAGAAGAGTTGGGAGCAGTTTGACGATGACGTGGATAAAATACTGCAAGCAGCTCTGCAGGGTGGAGTTGAAAGACGGCTGCAGGCCCTCCCCACCATAGTATATGCTGTTGGAAAGGAAAGATTTGGCCTAGAGAAGAATACTACCAAGAGGATTGCTACCAACTCAAGACCTAATCGAAGGCAGGTAGAAATCAAGAAACTCAGGTCAGAACTCCGATCTTTGAAGAAGCAATATCTTCGCGTTAGCACAGCAGAGAGGAAGGGTTTAGGAGAGCTCAGAGAACAGCTACGTTCCAGACTCAAGTCGCTCTCCACAGCAGAACGACTCAGAAGGGCAAAGAAAGTTAAAGCCAAGAAAAGAGCAGCTTTCATCAACAACCCCCACAAATTCACCAAAACTGTGTTAGGTGAGGAAAAATCTGGAAAACTACAGAGCAGTCAAGCAGAGGCTGAAGCGTACCTCACAAACGCTCATTCAGATCCTTTCAGGACTGAAGAGCTTGGACAGTGTGAGAGAATCCAGCCTGCAGAAGCTCCAACAGTCCTTCTAGATATGAAAGAGCCGTCATGGAAGGAAATCACAGATGTAGTCAAGAAAGCACGTGCCTGGTCATCTCCAGGACCCAGCGGCTTACCATACAAGGTCTACAAGAAGTGTCCAAAGCTTTTACGAAGGTTATGGTTACTACTACGACTGGCATGGAAGAAAGGTACTGTACCAAAGTGCTGGCAGAGAGCAGAGGGCTGCTTTGCACCAATGGAGAAGGACGCAACAGACATCAAACAGTTCCAAACTATCTCACTACTGAGTGTTGAGGGAAAGATATTCTTTTCCATCCTAGCCAAGAGATTGACCAATTACCTGCTGGCCAACAACTACATTGACACCTCAGTGCAAAAGGGAGGCATACCTGGTTTTTCTGGGTGTCGAACACACAAGCGCTCTGACCCAGCTGCTGCACGAGGCAAGAATCAACCAGAGAGACTTAACAGTAATATGGCTGGACTTGGCTAATGCATATGGATCTATACCCCACCGTCTTATTGATGCGGCACTGACACACTACCACATCCCGGAACATGTTCGCAAGCTAGTCACCAATTATCTCAGCAACATACAGATGAGGTTCTCCTTTGACAGCTTTACAACTTCATGGATCCAGTTGGAAAAGGGTATAGTCACAGGCTGCACAATCTCTGTTGTCTTATTTGTGATGGGCATGAATATGATCATAAAGGCAGCAGAAAGGGAGTCTAGGGGTCCAAAAACAAGCTCTGGAATTAGTCTACCTTCAAACAGGGGATTTATGGATGACATGACAGTCACCACTGAGACACATGTCCAAGCTAGGTGGATTCTGAGAGCTCTGGATGAGACTGCCACATGGGCCCATATGACATTCAAACCAAAGAAGTCCAGATGCTTAGTGATAAGGAAGGGGAAAGTCACTGATAGATTCAAACTCGAAATACAGGGGGAAGAAATCCCATCCCTGGTCAACAACCCTATCAAGTGCCTTGGCAAGTGGTTTGATTCTACACTCACCGACAAGGGTAGTCAAGAGAGACTGAGGGAGCAGGTACACGATGGTCTCCAGAAGATAAGCAAGACTGAGCTTCCTGGGAAATTCAAAGCCTGGATGTTCCAGCATGGTCTGCTTCCAAGACTTGTATGGCCACTCATGGTGTATGAAGTACCAATCAGCCTAATCGAGACGCTAGAGCAAACTGTTAGCAAGTATCTCAAAAGATGGCTCGGCTTACCACCATCTTTTACCAACATTGGGTTGTATGGCAAGTCGACAAAACTCCAGTTGCCATTAACTGCGCTAACAGAGGAGTACAAGGTGACAAAAGCAAGACTCCTGCTCACCCTGAGGGATTCCGCAGATGAGAAGATCAGTAAAGCGGGCATAGACGTCAGAACAGGAAGAAAGTGGTCCGTACAGCAAGCAGTTGACCAGGCTGAAGCTAATCTAAGGCACAGGGACATAGTTGGTACAACAAACATCGGGAGAGAAGGGTTTGGACAAAGACATCAGCAACGCTGGGAACAGGCAAACAGGCTGGAAAAAAGGTCCATGGTTCAGAAAGAGATTCGGAGAAGTGAGGATCAAGCTAGGTCTGCAAGATCCATGCAGATGCCAGTGCAGTGTGCATGGACAAAATGGACCGTTCCAGAAAGAACACTTACCTGGCAGGAGTTGTGGAAGTATGAACCACTTCAACTCAGCTTCCTTCTTCGGTCAGTGTATGACCTACTTCCAACACCAGCAAATCTCCACAGGTGGAAGCTTGCAGATGACCAAAACTGCCCACTGTGCAATGGAAGGGGCAGCCTCCAGCACACTCTCTCATCCTGTAAAACTGCGTTGACACAGGGACGTTACCGCTGGCGCCATGACCAAGTCTTGCGCGAGCTGGCAGATACCTTGGAAAGGGAGAGAAAGAAACCACGAACTCCCAAGAAAGGACCCCAGTTCATCCCATTTGTTAAGGAAGGAGGGAAGAAGACCACAACCACTAGCACATCTGGCCTGCTAGATGAAGCCAGAAGTTGGGAAGTGCGTGTGGATCTGGGAAGGAAGCTGGTGTTTCCGGACATCATACAAACAAACCTACGTCCAGACATTGTGCTGTGGTCACAGTCTCCAAAGAAGGTGATACTGGTGGAACTGACTGTGCCCTGGGAGGAGAGAACAGAAGAAGCATATGAACGCAAGTCAGCCAAGTACCAAGACCTGGCAGATGCCTGCAACGAAGCGGGATGGAAAACACACCTTTCCCGGTAGAAGTCGGCAGCAGAGGATTCCCAGCCCAGTCACTATGGAGAATGCTTGGTGCACTGGGCATCAAAGGGAAAGTAAGGAAAGCCACAGCCCATGCAGTAGGAAAAGCTGCCGAGAGAGCGTCCAGTTGGCTCTGGTTACGCCGAAATGATAAGGAATGGCAGCCATCGCAGACAAGCAGTGCCTGATCAACACTGCTGGCCCCACCGTCAGGAGAGTGTATCGAGAGTAACGGGGCGAAACACTTGTTGATAGACGGTTCTGGACTGATGAGTCTGCGACTAGCAGTTCTAGCAACTGTTTCTAcactatttatatatacatttctaagtcatttgctcaaacactgaaagagtatttcgtgccaacctgcgttgtataaatgcccgccacaccccacctcgttgtaatttgatttaagcgaaatctaatatggtgacctatcaattttctttttgttttagattagatagacataaccaaaggtatgtacagagtttgattaaattctattatgtgaaactagataaaatagcagaaataccatcttaaggggacgcatacattgaaattagaaaaaagtgggtggggtattataaaatttacctgcaaaaaagtacaaggttttggtaaatgaaatgaatactgtttcaactgttataagtacacaaaggattgctcactaaaataaaaatgagaaaaactgaaacaagaaagttattgttgaattacataagacttcttgtgtacattcaatgtcaacaattaagactttttggtgcgaaaataatagtgcttcactttgtccaaacatttatcaatgtcctacagattctaatttaaagaaagaatgtgaaataagttcactgtcttgcttttcatttcgcatatgtgagctaaaacacattatttagtttgtttacaaagtagtgcataagaaaagatacggtggtcaaggaatgccacattacaaaactaaaagagtatattccccttaatacattaaacatttattgttacagaagtctagtggcttacaataaaggcctagaaatgttgccattattaatttttaacttggtattcatgaactacaatgcacttaaatatcaaaacacattcgacaaacttttgaattgtattgtcttaaaaatccctaaaataaggtatgaaatttggttgagaggtccaatcaatgtgtatatgtgcaaaagcaacattctaatcttgttcacaaaagttactaataaacagcaggaatgtcaatgatcaaaactggacggatatacagttatcctcactttaatgtcatttataatttgtccttgaattctccaccatacttttcataattctgtttgcacgagttgcacgagaatgctgtcattcacgtaaaaaaacggggtcaaataagttgtaaatgcaatatcatctaaacgtaattaatggattatgcagttcaagataaactttgtctcataacgtaacgaacatgtataatgttgtaacaacaactttacttacactgatttaagtagcagtcggtttataagtgactttattgattcattttgtgttttgttattgttgtcaaaaagtataacggaagtgcctcacaactgaagcggaaaccagtttgatgcgcaaagtagtccactgtaagtaatattatttgacaaatgtccacagaaattaataattttctaatattaaagacgaatatctgaataggattcattatttgataagaaattataatattcgacatgtttttttaaa
This window of the Mercenaria mercenaria strain notata unplaced genomic scaffold, MADL_Memer_1 contig_2798, whole genome shotgun sequence genome carries:
- the LOC128552430 gene encoding uncharacterized protein LOC128552430, with product MRFSFDSFTTSWIQLEKGIVTGCTISVVLFVMGMNMIIKAAERESRGPKTSSGISLPSNRGFMDDMTVTTETHVQARWILRALDETATWAHMTFKPKKSRCLVIRKGKVTDRFKLEIQGEEIPSLVNNPIKCLGKWFDSTLTDKGSQERLREQVHDGLQKISKTELPGKFKAWMFQHGLLPRLVWPLMVYEVPISLIETLEQTVSKYLKRWLGLPPSFTNIGLYGKSTKLQLPLTALTEEYKVTKARLLLTLRDSADEKISKAGIDVRTGRKWSVQQAVDQAEANLRHRDIVGTTNIGREGFGQRHQQRWEQANRLEKRSMVQKEIRRSEDQARSARSMQMPVQCAWTKWTVPERTLTWQELWKYEPLQLSFLLRSVYDLLPTPANLHRWKLADDQNCPLCNGRGSLQHTLSSCKTALTQGRYRWRHDQVLRELADTLERERKKPRTPKKGPQFIPFVKEGGKKTTTTSTSGLLDEARSWEVRVDLGRKLVFPDIIQTNLRPDIVLWSQSPKKVILVELTVPWEERTEEAYERKSAKYQDLADACNEAGWKTHLSR